One window from the genome of Zonotrichia leucophrys gambelii isolate GWCS_2022_RI chromosome 27, RI_Zleu_2.0, whole genome shotgun sequence encodes:
- the GJC1 gene encoding gap junction gamma-1 protein has protein sequence MSWSFLTRLLEEIQNHSTFVGKIWLTVLIVFRIVLIAVGGESIYYDEQSKFVCNTEQPGCENVCYDSFAPLSHVRFWVFQIILVATPSVLYLGYAIHKIARMVEHSEASRRARRRSLPIRWKQHRGLEEAEGDHEEDPMMYPEIEVESVRESKEKQSPAKAKHDSRRQIREDGLMRIYVLQLLARALFEVGFLVGQYFLYGFQVSPVFVCSRKPCPHNVDCFISRPTEKTIFLLIMYGVSCMCLLLNVWEMLHLGFGTIRDTLNAKKKEMVDSGTFNYPFTWNTPSAPPGYNISLKPEQMQCTELANAKMAYRQNKANIAQEQQYGSNEDNIPSDLEILQREIKVAQDRLDLAIQAYNNQNNPSSSRGKKSKAGSNKSSASSKSGDGKNSVWI, from the coding sequence ATGAGTTGGAGTTTCCTGACCCGCCTGTTAGAGGAGATCCAGAACCACTCAACCTTTGTTGGCAAGATCTGGCTGACGGTGTTGATTGTGTTTCGGATCGTCCTGATCGCCGTGGGAGGAGAATCCATTTATTACGATGAGCAGAGCAAGTTTGTGTGCAACACGGAGCAGCCGGGCTGCGAGAACGTCTGCTACGACTCCTTCGCTCCTCTCTCCCACGTCAGGTTCTGGGTGTTCCAGATCATCCTGGTGGCCACTCCCTCGGTGCTCTACCTGGGCTATGCCATCCACAAAATCGCCAGGATGGTGGAGCACAGCGAGGCCAGCAGGAGAGCCAGGAGGAGGAGCCTGCCCATCCGCTGGAAACAGCACCGGGGCTTGGAGGAAGCTGAGGGTGACCACGAGGAAGATCCCATGATGTACCCGGAGATCGAGGTGGAGAGCGTCAGGGAGAGCAAGGAGAAGCAGAGCCCGGCCAAAGCCAAGCACGACAGCCGGCGGCAGATCCGGGAGGACGGGCTCATGAGGATTTAcgtcctgcagctcctggccagggcCCTGTTTGAGGTTGGCTTCCTGGTGGGGCAGTATTTCCTCTACGGCTTCCAGGTGAGCCCCGTGTTCGTGTGCAGCAGGAAGCCCTGCCCGCACAACGTCGATTGTTTCATTTCCAGGCCGACggaaaaaaccattttcctgcTGATAATGTACGGCGTGAGCTGCATGTGCCTGCTCCTGAACGTCTGGGAGATGCTGCACTTGGGCTTCGGCACCATCCGCGACACCTTGAAcgccaagaagaaggagatgGTTGACTCTGGGACCTTTAACTACCCCTTCACCTGGAACACACCCTCAGCTCCCCCGGGCTACAACATCTCCCTGAAGCCAGAGCAGATGCAGTGCACGGAGCTGGCCAACGCCAAGATGGCCTACAGGCAGAACAAAGCCAACATAGCTCAGGAACAGCAGTATGGCAGCAACGAGGACAACATCCCCAGCGACCTGGAGATCCTGCAGAGGGAAATCAAAGTGGCTCAGGACCGCCTGGACCTCGCCATCCAGGCTTAcaacaaccaaaacaaccccagcagctccagagggaagAAATCCAAAGCTGGCTCCAACAAAAGCAGTGCCAGTAGCAAGTCAGGAGATGGGAAGAACTCGGTCTGGATTTAA